GCATGTACACTGGAATTGTATTTCTTAATTCTCTTCTAATTCGATCTGACTTTATATATCCCGTGTAAAAAAGACATAATTTTTGAGTTTCTGTATTGTATATGCAACATGCAAGTTCCACTCCGTCTATATCCATAACTCGGTTTTCAATTTCACCAAGCTCTATGCGATACCCCATTCTCTTAATTTGAAAATCATTTCTACCAACGAAATACAATAAGCCATTCTTGTAGTATCCAATGTCTCCAGTATGATAAACATAGACACTGTCATTGTCGTTAATTTGAAAATCTACAAATTTCTTGGTTGTTTCTTCTAAATTGTTGTAATACCCGGAAGACAATCCCCCACCTACACAAATTTCTCCTTTTACATCATCGTCACAAATCAAGTTTCCTTTATTATCTATTAAATATACTCGTCTCTTTCTAAACGGCTTTCCAATCGGAATACTATCAGAAGTCATATCCGAATCATTAACTTGATACCAGGTACAATTGCAGATTACTTCTGTAGGGCCATAAACATTGTAAAATGAGCAATTTGGAAGTGCTGATTTCCATATACGAAGATACTTCATCGGCATTACTTCACCACTAAAACATACTTTTTTTATCTCTTTACTAATTTTTTCATCGAACTCTTTTGTTGCTGAAGCCATGCACAAAGCTGTTACTGCCCATATTAAAGTGTTTATCTTCTTTTCTCTTATATAGTCAAGAAGTTCGTCTGGCCTGGAAAAAAACTTTTTGTCTATTAGCACCAGTTTCCCGCCAGTATAAATTGTAGAATAAATGTCTTTTACCGATACATCAAAATCGAAAGGTGCTTGATTACCAACAATATCTTCCCTCGATAATCCAATTTCATTTACAAAATCTTCTATAAATTCATATACTGCTTCAGAACTAGCTACTACCAATTTAGGAATACCTGTAGTTCCACTTGTAAACATGCCATAAAGTAAGGTACTGGTAGGCCAACAATTGTCTACACTGGGTTCTGACTCTGCTTTATCAAATGCTGCTTTCCTAACTATTACAATTCTATCTTCAATGTCGGTTTCTAAAAAAAATTCTGAAAAGCACTCTTCCGCAAAAAGATATTTAACTCCAGCTACTTCCATCATTTTCTTAATTCTATTTTCAGGCGCCGTAGTGTTAATAAAAACATATGCTTTACCTGCTAAAGCCGCCCCAAGCATCATAGCTATGGCCTCTATACCTTTTTCCATAAAAAGGCAAATGACACTTTCCGTAGAAAATGAAATCAATTTAGAAGCATTTATAGCTTTTCTATACATTTCCAGATAAGTACATTCTCGATTGTTATCTACCACAAAAACACTATTCGGAATGTCACTTACATTTTTCAAAAAAAGATCTAAAACATTTCCCATTTCATAATCCCTTTTTGGAATAATAATCTGATATATCTTTCATTCTCTTCATCTGTTTAACATGGAATGGACATACCTGTTCACAATGGCCACACATTATGCAGGAGTCTGCTTTTACCTGCAGTTTATCGTAATGACCATCTGCTAATTTATCTCCTATGCGAGACAAATCATAATATTTATTTACCAAACCTATATCTATATGAACTGGACAAGGCTGACAGTGATTACAGTACACACATTCTCCACCGCTATGAAAATAATGCTCTGATAGACTATATAATTTCGAATAATCTCTTTCAGTTTCCGATGAGTATAAAAATGCCAGTACCCCCTCAAGTTCATTGATATTTGCCACTCCAGGTAAAACGGAAACAACGGCGGGCCTATCAAGGGCATATTGAATACATTGAGTTACGGAAAACGCCTCTCCAAAAGAATTCAAATCCGCATGTAGCATTCTTTTCCCGGCAAATGGTTTCATTACAGTTAACGCTATTCCTGCTTGCTCGCACTCATTGTATAGATTATATCTATCTTCCAATGTTCCAATTGCATAATTTCCAAGATTAAGATAATCATACGCCATGTTAATACTAAACATGGCCAATCTTATCTTTCCAGTAGCTATAAACTTTCTTAGAATATCTGGATTATGAGTGGAACACCCTATTTCTTTGATAACTCCTTCTTTTTGCAAAGATAATAGATAATCCCATAAGCCATTATTCATCACATTGTCATAATCTTCTAGCGTATCAATGCAGTGAACAAGGCCGAAATCAGCATACTCGCATCCCAGCAATTCCAATTGACTATCAAAACCTTTTTTAATAGTTTCTAAATCTCTTGACCAACAATATCTATTATCTACATAATTACTGCCAAAATGCATTTGAAGCTTATATGATTTTCTAGCATAATTCGACAACCCATCTTTGTAATACTTAAATGCATTTTCCACAGACATAACAGTGTCAAACAAATTAATTCCATTATCTATAGCCATTTCAATTATTTGGGGAATTCTATCTAAATTTTCAGAAGCATATGATGCTCCAAGCCCAATCACACTAACTTTTTCATCAGTACCCGGAATCGTTCTATATTCCATTCGAATCCCCCATCAGATATCTACCCCATATTTTTTTATTATTTCTATTCCTTTTTCAAATGAACTAAAATCAATTACATCGTCCATTTCCATCATGATGTCAAAGCTTTCCTCTAGCGTTGCTATAAG
The sequence above is a segment of the Butyrivibrio proteoclasticus B316 genome. Coding sequences within it:
- a CDS encoding AMP-binding protein — protein: MGNVLDLFLKNVSDIPNSVFVVDNNRECTYLEMYRKAINASKLISFSTESVICLFMEKGIEAIAMMLGAALAGKAYVFINTTAPENRIKKMMEVAGVKYLFAEECFSEFFLETDIEDRIVIVRKAAFDKAESEPSVDNCWPTSTLLYGMFTSGTTGIPKLVVASSEAVYEFIEDFVNEIGLSREDIVGNQAPFDFDVSVKDIYSTIYTGGKLVLIDKKFFSRPDELLDYIREKKINTLIWAVTALCMASATKEFDEKISKEIKKVCFSGEVMPMKYLRIWKSALPNCSFYNVYGPTEVICNCTWYQVNDSDMTSDSIPIGKPFRKRRVYLIDNKGNLICDDDVKGEICVGGGLSSGYYNNLEETTKKFVDFQINDNDSVYVYHTGDIGYYKNGLLYFVGRNDFQIKRMGYRIELGEIENRVMDIDGVELACCIYNTETQKLCLFYTGYIKSDRIRRELRNTIPVYMLPNRIIQLVEMPVNKNGKIDRNGIKQDYERYFA
- a CDS encoding aldo/keto reductase yields the protein MEYRTIPGTDEKVSVIGLGASYASENLDRIPQIIEMAIDNGINLFDTVMSVENAFKYYKDGLSNYARKSYKLQMHFGSNYVDNRYCWSRDLETIKKGFDSQLELLGCEYADFGLVHCIDTLEDYDNVMNNGLWDYLLSLQKEGVIKEIGCSTHNPDILRKFIATGKIRLAMFSINMAYDYLNLGNYAIGTLEDRYNLYNECEQAGIALTVMKPFAGKRMLHADLNSFGEAFSVTQCIQYALDRPAVVSVLPGVANINELEGVLAFLYSSETERDYSKLYSLSEHYFHSGGECVYCNHCQPCPVHIDIGLVNKYYDLSRIGDKLADGHYDKLQVKADSCIMCGHCEQVCPFHVKQMKRMKDISDYYSKKGL
- a CDS encoding acyl carrier protein; this encodes MTNYEKYLEAFVECFSVTTEQAIGLKYQDVKEWDSVGHMDLIATLEESFDIMMEMDDVIDFSSFEKGIEIIKKYGVDI